The following nucleotide sequence is from Bacteroidota bacterium.
TATTCTGTGACTGATTACAGCCCAAGTCCTGGTCAGGCAGAAATACAAATAAAAGATGCAACAGGTTATCATTATTCCAACACTGGAACTCTTACAGTAACGGTTCCGAGTGCCGGAATAGTGCGAGCAGTGTTTACTAATCTTCCTGATTATTATAATTCCAGCATTCTGCTTTCAGGAGATATAACCGTTCGCTAAAACGGATTTGAAAACTTAGGGTCGGTAGCAAAACTCACATCGGTGAGTGTTTTCAGAAATGCTTCGAGGGCTTTCTTTTCATCTTCGGTTAAATTTAATTTCACCACCGGAAATGAACTGAAATTGGGAGGAACAACTGAGGCTGTATCGACACTGGGAAAATCCCTGAACACCCAACTTAAGTTTTTACTGTCCTGAATGGCGTTGTCGTAATGGTCAATTACTTCGCGCAGCGTGTTGTATCTTCCATCGTGCATGTAAGGCGCAGTGAGTTCAATGTTGCGCAAAGTGGGCACGGCAAATTTTCCATCGTCAGTTGAATTGCCGGTGATTCTCGCTCTTCCTTTATCGGCATAAATCACTTCCAGCCCTATGTTTTCATAATCGGAAACATAGCCGTTGAAATCACCTCCGTTATGACAACTATAACATCTTCCTTTGCCTTCAAAAACAGTTAAGCCCTGTTGTTCCAGCGGTGAAAGTGGAATCCCCTGCCATTGAAGATCCCATTTGCTGTTGTTCGAATAAAGATTTGCTGCAAAGGCAGCCAGCGCATGGCGTATGCGGTATACATTGATTTCAGAAGTGCCGTATGCTTTGGTAAACAAATCGGGATAATAGGAAACCATGGAAAGTTTTGGCGGCAAAATAGTCAAATCGAAAACATGCATTTCGAGTTTGTTCATTACGGGCATAAACACAGCGGTATCGAAATTAGCCGCTCTTCCGTCCCAGAATTTATTATGCTCTGGCGAACTTAAAACAGTGGAAGCGTTTCTTCCGGTCAGTCCGTTATCCAGCCCTTTGCTGAACTGGTGGTTGTCGGCAAAAGCGAATGCCTGTTTATGGCACGAGCCGCAGGAAATGGAATTGTTGAGCGAAAGGTTGCGGTCATAAAATAAAACTCTTCCCAGAGTGGCAAGGTCATTATCTCCGTTAAAGTATTGATATGGCTGCGCGGGAAGTTTGGGCTGAGCAGGAGAACCGTTCACTTTTAATTCTTTTTCCTTGAAACAGGAAGTGAAAAAGATAAACAGGCAAAGGATGCAAGCAAGGATGGCGGGGATGATTTTGGGAAATGAAAAAAATGTTTTCATCTTTATATGTATTTAAAACTTTAATGCCAGATAAAGAGTAACAGGAGCGATAACCGATAGTTTCATGGTTTTGTTGGTGGTGATTTGTTTGCTGTCTTCCGAAACATAGTTGCCTGAAAAATCTAACAGGTTCTGATATGAATCGGTGTTTTCCGTTTGTGTTGTGTATTGAAAGTACAACGGCATTTCGGTGAACAAACTTAATTTCTTTGCAATAAAAACCTGGAATCCGAAAACAGGACCGCCTCCGTATGCCATTGTTTTTATCTCATCGGTTGTTTTCAAATACTCGTATTGCGTTGGCAGATTGTTAAACACCTGTGAACTCTGCGAGTTTGAACTTCCGACCTGCCCGGCAAAATCCAAACCGGCATAGCCCATAATTCTCTTATCAAAAGAATGCCTGCATTCCCATCCGATGCGGTAAAAAACATTTCTTGAATTGTTAATGGTAGGCACCACCGGGTCGGGACCGGGAATCACAGCAGGATTTGTACCGCTGGTGGTAACAGTGGTAGAAGATTCAGACGAAGAATTATTAATGGTAATGCCCGCGCCTGCCCGAATCGCCCATTTATCTTTGTGAATTAATTTATACGTTAAATCATACGGAAGCGTTGTAAACGTACTGCTTGATAAATTAAAAACCTGCTTCATGAAAAGAGTCATGTTAGCGCCCACCTCGTGGCTGAATGCGCACGAATGGCGGCACTGTTTTTTTGCAGTGTCTTTCACCGCAGATACTTTGCTCGTATCCTGCGAAAAAGATTTTACTGCAAGCAAAATAAAAACGAAGAGAATTATTTTTTTCATAATGAAGAGGTAGGAATCTGAAACAAATGTAGGCAAAGAATTTGTAATGAACAAATTCAATGGTTTTAATTTTTCAACTCTCTCTTCTTATTTCTTTTATAGTGTGTACGATAAATTTTCTTTTGATTCTCGTCTCTTCAGTTACTTCTGCTACTTTTGCGCCATGCAAAACAAGAAAATCAGATGTTTGATGTTAGAGGTTAGAGGTTCAACTTCAAACTTCAAACTTCAAACCTCTGACTCCAAACGGCTGTTTTGTATTTCCCTTATTTCCTTATTCCCTTACTTCCTTATCCCTTCCTCTGCGCAGGACTCTGCATGGACAGTAAATAATTATTACAAGATGGAACGAATGCTCCCCATGCGCGATGGAGTAAAACTTTTCACTTCCATTTATATTCCAAAAGATTCCTCCACCAAGCATCCCATCATGCTCACGCGCACGCCTTATTCCTGCGCGCCTTACGGCTCAGCCAAATTCAGAGACCTCTGGACAAGAAACACCCGGGTTTATCTCAAAGAAAAATATATTATAGTAATTCAGGATGTGCGCGGAAGGTATATGAGCGAAGGCGAGTTTGAAGATATAAGACCCTATAATCCAAAAGCCCATTCCTCCCCTAACGGGGGAGGTCAGGAGGGGGCAGTGGATGAAGCCAGCGATACGTATGATGCCATTGACTGGCTCATAAAAAATATTCCCACCAGCAACGGCAATGTGGGCGTGAGCGGAATTTCTTATCCCGGATTTTATTCCACCATGGCAGCGCTCAGCGGTCATCCCGCGCTGAAAGCCGTCAGCCCCCAGGCACCCGTCACCGATTGGTTCATTGGTGATGATGTGCATCACAAAGGCGCATTCTTCGTGATGGATGATTTTGACTTTGATTATTTCTTCGGGCAGCCGCGCCCCAAACCCACTTCGCAAGATGCAAAGGGCTTTGAGTATCCCACCGAAGACAACTATGATTTTTTTCTCCGCGAAGGCACACTGAAAAATTTAACGAAGCATTACATGGGCGATACCATGAAGTTCTGGCAGCAGGAAATGAATCATTCCAACTACGATGAGTTCTGGAAAAAGCACACGGTAACGTATTCCTTATATAGTGTAAAGCCCGCCATGCTCCTTACAGGCGGATTGTTTGATGCGGAAGATTTATGGGGCACGTGGAATGTGTATAAAACCATTGAGAAGCAAAGCCCGTCCACCGTAAATAAAATCTGCATGGGTCCCTGGTCTCATGGCGGATGGGCGAAAGGCGATGGAAGCAAACTCGGAAATGTTCAGTTCGGAAGCAAAACATCGGAATGGTATTTTCAGAATGTGGAACTTCCATTCTTCAATTATTATTTGAAGGGAGAAAATGTCCCCCTTAACAAAGGGGGAAAGTCCGAAGGACAGGGGGATATTCCGGCTGAAGCCACCATTTTCATTACCGGAGAAAACAAATGGAAAACATTTTCCGAATGGCCTCCGAAGAATTCGGAAGAGAAAAAAATTTATCTCGGTGAGAAAGACGAATTATCTTTTACCAAGCCCTCTGCCGAAAAAGGTTTTTCGGAATACGTGAGCGACCCCGCGCATCCTGTTCCCTATACCGAAGATGTTCACCTGCACCGCACCACTGCCTACATGAGCGATGACCAGCGCTTTGCCTCGCGAAGAAGCGATGTAATAACTTTCAAAACCGAACCGCTGAAAGAAGAGATAACATTAACAGGACCTGTGATTGCCGATTTGTTTGTAAGCATTTCCACCACCGATGCCGATTTTGTGGTGAAGTTGATTGATGTTTTCCCAGATGATTTCAAATACGATACTTTGAAAACAAAAGTTACCCATGATAACAAACGGAATCCGAAAAAAGAATACCCGATGGGCGGCTATCAAATGCTGGTGCGCGCAGAAATCATGCGCGGAAAATTCAGAAACAGTTTCGAGAAAGCCGAAGCGTTTGTTCCCAATCAGATTTCCGAAGTAAAATATGAATTGCCCGATGTGGCGCACACGTTTCAGAAAGGGCATCGCATCATGGTGCAGATTCAAAGCAGTTGGTTTCCGCTCGCTGACAGAAACCCCCAGCAGTTCTGCGATATTTACCATTGTGATGAAAAAGATTTTGTGAAATCAACCATCCGCATTTATCACGATGCGAAGAATGCTTCTTCATTATTACTTCCTGTTTTGAAAAAGCAGTAATCATTTTTCGTTTTGTCATGAGCGAAGTCGAAGTGTCCCTTTTCGAAGATTTATCTACCTTTGCTTCATGAAAAAAATTCTTCTGCTTCTTTTTATTGCTTCTTTCATTCGCTGCGGCTCTTCCAAAGAAAATTCAATTTCGTTTTACAAAGTTCCGCTGGTATGCGGAGCCGATGATGAAATTGCCTGCGGCAGCCGCGTGAAGCCCTTGTTCATTGAAACCGGGCAACTGAAAGAAATCAAAGAATCGTGGGTGAACCGCAGGGGAACCGTAGTTGCAATTGTATGGAACGACCCTCTTTCGCAGGATGAAAAAGAAAAAATCATGCAGCCGCTTTTTCTCAAATATGAAATTGCCGCCACGCTGATTTCGGAGGAAGAAAAACTAAAACAACTTTCAGAAAGTTTTGCTGCCAGTGCAGCGCCTTCGCAGAAAGGGATGGATAAATGGTATAAGGGAATGGATGTGGACCAACTGAGCATGGAAGAAGCGCATGCCATGGGCGATTCGGCAACTTTGTTTGCAGTAAAAGCAGGATTAATGAACGAGGCGGAAGCATCGTCCATTAAAAAAGAAATTGAGGACTATATGAAAACAGAATTGGTGAAAGTGCGAACGCTCAAAGAACTCATGAGCCCCGAAACCGATTTGAAATGGAAACAGCACGGCTACGAAATTTTTGTGAAGTACCTCGGCATTGATCGTGCCGAAAAAGCAAGAGATTATTATATGGACTATCAGAAAAAAATTATGCGCAACAATCACACAACCGAACAAAGTTCGCAATCGGAAATAACTTGTCCGTATTGCGGGCACAAGAAAACCGAAACCATGCCCACCGATGTATGCCTGCTGAAATACACCTGTGAGAATTGCAAAAAGGAAATCACCAAGAAAGAAGGCGACTGCTGCGTGTTTTGCAGTTACGGCTCAAAGAAATGCCCTTCGATGCAGTGATAGGATTCTGCCTCCCGCATAATTTAGTTTTCAATCAGGTTTGATTTTTGATTCAAAGCAAATATTAAATTTGCATTCCTTATGAAAAACAGCGTAAGCGAAATGGTACGAACAATGGTACGGATAACTAATCTTCTTCGAATCTGCGAATGAATACAAAATACAAAGAAAAATTACTTGGCTGTTATTCGAAGATTCGCAGCCAATTCGCTATCCGCACTCTCTGCCTTTTTCTTATTTCCTTATTTCCTTATTCCCTTATTCCTTCTCACGCGCAAGGTTATGTAATCAAAGGAAGAATTAAAGGATTGCACGACACGGTTTGCTATTTCGGAAATCATTACGGAGCCAAGCAATATGTGAGAGACACCGCCAGGGTAGATAAGAACGGCAACTTTGTTTTCAAAGGAAATAAAAAATTAGAAGGAGGAATTTATCTCATTGTTCCTCCCAGTAAAAAATATTTTGAAATGCTCATTGACAAAGAACAGGATTTTTCTTTTGAAACCGATACCTCCACAAAATTTGTGGAGCACATGAAAATAAAAAACTCGGAAGACAATAGTTTGTTTTATAAATATCTCACCTATATAAATGAAGAAGGAAGAAAAACAGAGCCGTTCCGGAAAAGAATTACCGAAATAAAAAAGGACTCGCTTGCTGCCATCTCCAAAAAAGATTCGTTGAAAATTCTTCAGGATAAAATTTCAGCCATTGACAAAGAAGTGCTCAAGTACCAGGATGATTTCATGAAAACACATCCCGCTTCTTTCCTCTCGGTAATTTTTAAAGCCCAGCGCGATGTGGAAATTCCCGAAGCGCCCATGCTTCCGAATGGAAGAAAAGATTCTACCTTTCAATATAAATATTACAAAGCGCATTACTGGGATAACCTTCCATTGTCGGACGGGCGGCTGCTGCGCACACCTATTTTTCACAACAAACTGAAATATTATCTCGATAAAATTATTTTGCAGCATCCCGATTCGCTGAACAAAGAATTGGACTGGCTGGTGGAGCAGACAAAAGGCGACAAGGAAATGTTCAAGTACATTGTCTGGTACGCCACCACCACCTATGAAACTTCCAACATCATGGGAATGGATGCCGTGTTTGTTCACATGGTGGATTTATATTACGCAACATGGAAAGCATACTGGGTGGATTCCACGCAAAACCAAAAAATAATTCACCGCGGAATGACGCTGAAACCGCTGCTCATAGGCAAACCGGCTCCGGTTATCATCATGCAGGATTCGCTCGATAAAAATATTTCTCTCTATGAAGTGAAATCAAAATACACGGTTTTAATTTTCTGGGACCCCGATTGCGGACACTGCCAGAAAATTGTTCCCAAACTGAAAGAACTCTACGATTCAAAACTCAAGGCGAAAGGAGTTGCGGTGTATTCTGTGGACATTGAACATGTGGATGAAAAATGGAAAAAGTTCATCAACGACCATAAACTCAACTTCATTAATGTGCACGATAAATACTCGCAGTATTTTCTCCGCGAGTTATTTGATATTTACAGCACGCCCGTTATTTACCTTCTCGATGAAAAAAAACGCATCAAAGCCAAGCGCCTCGATGTTGAACAACTCGATGGCTTCATTGACCATCTGGAAAAGATAAAGGAGAAGTAAAAGGCAAACCCTGCCCTAAAGGGAGTAAATGCAGAATGCAAAAAACGCCAGCAGCATTTAGAATATTTAGGAATAACTTTTATTCGCTTTACAAACCAACAAGTATTAACACAAATGGAATCTGTATTAGAAATGATAAAAGAAAAAATATTAGACATTATTCAGATTAGATATTTATAGAGGTTTGTCATTTCGAACCCTGCTTTGAGGGTGAGAAATCTCCCCCTGAATGAGGAGATTTCTCCCTTCGGTCGAAATGACAACATACACATAGTTTCTTATTTTGAAAATCCGGCTGCTCCTCCCTTTAGGGCCGGGGTCATTGCTTTTCCTCCGCCTTATACAGCACCGAAAAAATAAACAGCACGATTGCCGAGGCAACAAAAATTACGAGCAAGGTGGTTAATGACTTCTGAAGGATTTGCTCAATCTTGATGATGTCCCAGATGGCAAGAATGGAAATGATGGTGAAGAACAAAACAAGCGCAACCAGCGCCATGGCGGAAATTTTTCTGACGAGTGAAATCATTGTTTGAAAATTTAAAATTAAAAGTTAAGAATTAAGAATTATCTTTGTTCTTACAAAAATAAATAATATGCAATCAAAAATTTTCACTTCACGGTTTCTGTTCATAAGTATTGCAATTCTTGCTGCTGCGCTGTTTCGCCTTCTCCCCCACCCTTTCAACTTCACACCCGTTGGGGCGATGGCATTATTCGGAGGAGCGTATTTTACAAATCGCATTCTTGCTTTTGTTGTCGTGACAGCATCATTGTACCTCAGCGATTTAGTTCTCAACATTCACTACTTCGGCAAGTTTATTTTTTTGTACGATGGATTTTATTGGACTTACGCGGGATTTTTTCTCATCATCTTCATCGGGTTCTGGCTTTCTTCACGAATCAAATTGCAAAATATACTTGGCGCAAGTTTAATCGCATCCATTATTTTTTTTCTTGTCACAAATTTCGGATGCTGGCCAGGAAGCACAATTTATCCGCAAACATTCGGTGGACTTCTCGCCTGTTACGCAGCAGGCATTCCATTTTTCTCGAACACCATAGCAGGTGATTTATTTTATACTGCGGTTTTATTCGGCTCCTTTGAATTAGCAAAACGAAGATTTCCCATCCTTCAAGCAAAGTAAAAGTTGTGAAAGCTTGTTCCTTTCTTCCCGCTGCCACTAAGATGATTTATCAAATGGGACTGGAAGAATATTTATGTGGAGTAACTTTTGAATGTCCATCCGATAAACCAAAAGTAGTTCGTTCCTGTCTCGAAAATAATTCTTACAGCAGTGAAGAAATTGACCGAATTGTTTCGCAATCAAAAGCGCAGGGAAAAAGTTTGTATTACATTGATGAAAAATTATTAGAAGAAATTTCTCCCGATATTATTTTCACGCAGGATGTATGTGATGTGTGCCAGATTGATACGAGTTTTGTGCAGCGCGCCATAGCGAAATTGAATAAGCAGCCGCAGATTATCCCGCTGATTCCCCGCAACCTGAATGATGTATACGAGAATGCAATTACCATTGCAAAAACTCTTGGCAAAGAAGAAAATGCTTACCATCTTCTTGCTTCTATAAAAAAACGAACTGATAAAATTATTGATACGCTTCGTGCGAACAATGCACCGCTCAGAAGAGTGATGGTGATGGAATGGCTCAACCCGATTTATAATTGCGGGCACTGGATTCCTTACCAGATTGCGCAGGCGGGCGGAGTGGATATGCTTTCCAATCCTTCGGGATATTCGGTAATCACGGAGTGGGAAAAAATTTTACAATATAATCCTGAAGTATTTGTAATCGCTCCCTGCGGATTT
It contains:
- a CDS encoding DUF5106 domain-containing protein; translation: MNTKYKEKLLGCYSKIRSQFAIRTLCLFLISLFPYSLIPSHAQGYVIKGRIKGLHDTVCYFGNHYGAKQYVRDTARVDKNGNFVFKGNKKLEGGIYLIVPPSKKYFEMLIDKEQDFSFETDTSTKFVEHMKIKNSEDNSLFYKYLTYINEEGRKTEPFRKRITEIKKDSLAAISKKDSLKILQDKISAIDKEVLKYQDDFMKTHPASFLSVIFKAQRDVEIPEAPMLPNGRKDSTFQYKYYKAHYWDNLPLSDGRLLRTPIFHNKLKYYLDKIILQHPDSLNKELDWLVEQTKGDKEMFKYIVWYATTTYETSNIMGMDAVFVHMVDLYYATWKAYWVDSTQNQKIIHRGMTLKPLLIGKPAPVIIMQDSLDKNISLYEVKSKYTVLIFWDPDCGHCQKIVPKLKELYDSKLKAKGVAVYSVDIEHVDEKWKKFINDHKLNFINVHDKYSQYFLRELFDIYSTPVIYLLDEKKRIKAKRLDVEQLDGFIDHLEKIKEK
- a CDS encoding CocE/NonD family hydrolase codes for the protein MLEVRGSTSNFKLQTSDSKRLFCISLISLFPYFLIPSSAQDSAWTVNNYYKMERMLPMRDGVKLFTSIYIPKDSSTKHPIMLTRTPYSCAPYGSAKFRDLWTRNTRVYLKEKYIIVIQDVRGRYMSEGEFEDIRPYNPKAHSSPNGGGQEGAVDEASDTYDAIDWLIKNIPTSNGNVGVSGISYPGFYSTMAALSGHPALKAVSPQAPVTDWFIGDDVHHKGAFFVMDDFDFDYFFGQPRPKPTSQDAKGFEYPTEDNYDFFLREGTLKNLTKHYMGDTMKFWQQEMNHSNYDEFWKKHTVTYSLYSVKPAMLLTGGLFDAEDLWGTWNVYKTIEKQSPSTVNKICMGPWSHGGWAKGDGSKLGNVQFGSKTSEWYFQNVELPFFNYYLKGENVPLNKGGKSEGQGDIPAEATIFITGENKWKTFSEWPPKNSEEKKIYLGEKDELSFTKPSAEKGFSEYVSDPAHPVPYTEDVHLHRTTAYMSDDQRFASRRSDVITFKTEPLKEEITLTGPVIADLFVSISTTDADFVVKLIDVFPDDFKYDTLKTKVTHDNKRNPKKEYPMGGYQMLVRAEIMRGKFRNSFEKAEAFVPNQISEVKYELPDVAHTFQKGHRIMVQIQSSWFPLADRNPQQFCDIYHCDEKDFVKSTIRIYHDAKNASSLLLPVLKKQ
- a CDS encoding c-type cytochrome — encoded protein: MKTFFSFPKIIPAILACILCLFIFFTSCFKEKELKVNGSPAQPKLPAQPYQYFNGDNDLATLGRVLFYDRNLSLNNSISCGSCHKQAFAFADNHQFSKGLDNGLTGRNASTVLSSPEHNKFWDGRAANFDTAVFMPVMNKLEMHVFDLTILPPKLSMVSYYPDLFTKAYGTSEINVYRIRHALAAFAANLYSNNSKWDLQWQGIPLSPLEQQGLTVFEGKGRCYSCHNGGDFNGYVSDYENIGLEVIYADKGRARITGNSTDDGKFAVPTLRNIELTAPYMHDGRYNTLREVIDHYDNAIQDSKNLSWVFRDFPSVDTASVVPPNFSSFPVVKLNLTEDEKKALEAFLKTLTDVSFATDPKFSNPF
- a CDS encoding ABC transporter substrate-binding protein encodes the protein MKACSFLPAATKMIYQMGLEEYLCGVTFECPSDKPKVVRSCLENNSYSSEEIDRIVSQSKAQGKSLYYIDEKLLEEISPDIIFTQDVCDVCQIDTSFVQRAIAKLNKQPQIIPLIPRNLNDVYENAITIAKTLGKEENAYHLLASIKKRTDKIIDTLRANNAPLRRVMVMEWLNPIYNCGHWIPYQIAQAGGVDMLSNPSGYSVITEWEKILQYNPEVFVIAPCGFHIERSMKEINSLTSKPNWNELNAVKNSSVFIADADLFTCPSTALVDGIELLAALFHPDLFSVPQHLTQKVILLEKISVNRF